Below is a genomic region from Fusarium oxysporum Fo47 chromosome VIII, complete sequence.
TTGCAAAGGAACATGTGGTGACGATGAGGCCAGCCGAGGACCGCACCTTGAGCAGAACCGGCGGCTTGTCCTTGTGAGGCCATCTTAGCAACCCCATGGCCAGCAATCGACAGTCGGTGCTTTGTTTAGCGAGCTTCTCAGGCCCGAGTGTTCATCATTTCAAGAGAGGTTAAAGCCTGGGAAGATGGATCTCAACTGACACTTTTCTAACATCTCTGTACCCACTTACTGCCCCCCGGATTGCGGACATCTCGCGCCCCGATGATGGACGGATGACAGGTCCGTATTCTCCGTTTGGGTTTAGCGCCATCTCGAGACTGTGATGTGATGAATgtgatgactttgaaggTGAGATGTTTGCCGAAGATGCGGAGTATCTACAAGCTATTGATTACCAAGGTTTAGCTGCAGGAAGAAACTAGTTGTAGATCTAGCAGAAGAAAGATGTGGGAGGCCGAGATGCAGGGTCAAATTATGCTTCAACGGCTTCTTAGTTAATGCTTAGGTTGGCCAAGACCATACTGTTACacgaagaaggaaagaattaCAATAAAACCTAGatacatatatataattGGACATAGATTACTTGAAGATCGTTCTGATGGTTTGTGGAAAACGGTAGTTGATGGTGGAAAGTTTTCGAAGTCCTCAACTGCCCAAGTAGACATATCTTGAGGGTTCATAAACAGGCCTTCCTTGAATCTGATAATGTCATCGTTTCTTTAATCATCGAGAAcacttgatgttgatgatgggagACTACTAATTGGCTGTGGCGTTATAGTGTGGCATACTATACATTTCACAGCTGTTCCCCGTTGAGGTTCCCCGAATGCTACGCCGACGATAGCCTGGCAATGCAGGAAGATTGGTTCTTCCAAAAAGAAATAGGCGATCCGATCCTATAGGTTCATAAAAATTCCACGCTTATCGATACTATTCAAAGATTGGAATCATAAAGCATCACCTGAAGCGAACTCAGCAAAAGTAAATAAACGGGCGGGATAAACCTCTTCAAGCTACAAGACCGTGCAGATCGACAGATGACGAGCTGAACGGAGCTCATGTCTCAGTTTGAATCACGTATGATGAGAATATGCAATTTAACAAAAGCACCTTCGTGCAGGTGAGACAAGCAGATAAGCTGCACATTCCCCTCGTCCCATGTTGATAAGTTAGACCCCCAACATGCGATTGCGACAGGAGCATTATCAAACTGAAATTGACAGGCGTGACAGAGCTGCAGCTGGAAGTCTGTTAAGGGTATGAATATGTGACAAGTTCACGAGGCTGATCTCCACTGCATAAACTTGAGCAGGGAGCCCTTGATCAAAGTAATATCCCTGGGCTGAAGCTTCAGTGTTGATGTCGGTAAGTTCCTATACTAGCGAGCGGGTGCTGGGATGAGTGATTCCGAGATTTGTGTCCGCGCGTGTCTCCCCAGTCACCGTTTATCACAGGGCTGTTGTGTTGTTTATCAGAGGGTAATGATACTCTGACTAACGATATTGTCGCAGTGCAACAGGGACTCGAGAGACTCGGCAATTGCCAACAAACAtgttttgttcttcttcctcttcctcttcttgttgtttccCTTTGTGACCCTGCTTCGGGACGTCGCACACGGCACTCGAAGTGATCGTGTTAGGTGAAACCGGGGGGGGGGGTTCTTTATTCGGATCTCCGAGCCAAAGGAGGTTGAAACACATAACACAAAGATCTTCGTCAATCCGCAGTGGCCAGTGGTCACGCGTGCGTCACAATTTGCATTGGCATCAAAGCACTCGACACTTGTAAAGCAGATCCCCTTGTTAAGCGAGAGCTTTGAATATAGGGGACCAAGGGCATGGACCAGAGAGAGCTACTTGCAACAAGCCCCCGACCCCTTCCGGATCACCAGATGGATAGGCTCTTAATGCGCTGCAACTTGCAAGGCGAGGCAATCAGGACCAGGCGGGAACAGAACGAGTCCAATCGGACATGTCACGATCTGATATACGACACCACCAGTGAAGCGAAGTCAAAGGACAAGCATACCCTTACAACAAAGCAACGCACGCACGGAGAACAATCGGATCTGACGAGCGGATCGTCGTCCCATTCTCTGACCCCTATTCCCttactttttttttcacCTCTTTCTTTGGTTCTTGTCTTTATGCAAGCACTTGGTGCCGGGTGGCCCAATCCTCGTGTCGTCATCAATTATCGCATTCGTCCTCTGCTACTAGCTGGTGTAAGTTAACGTCAATAACAAAGGGTCCTTGTTTGCGCCATTCAGCACGGTTCTCGCGCAGTCCCTCGAGGTCAAGTATTTGTTATGGCTAAAGGACTGGCTTACAGGCCTTTGTCCCAAATTTCCAAGCCAAAGACCAGAAAATTTGCCCCTGAGTTAGAAGGTTTCATATTTGCAACTGAGGGATACTCTGGATGGTTCTTATACGGGATAAGGCTGTCATTGAAGGAATGGCGTTGATGAACCAGGTATCCGCCTGATAAAGAGCTACTTTACCCTATGACGTCTATATGTGTGGTTGAAAGTATCTGGGTATTGATGACTAACAGTGGACCCTCCCTGCGCGCAGGCTCCCGTATCTTTGGGATGATGACGCTAAAAGGCCCTGAAGAGTTCCAGTATCGCCGTTGCACCTGCCATCCATGGATCGACGGACGCTCCAGAGTCCAGGCCTTGCCTCATTTCCATTCCATATTACGGCTTCTTGTGTCTGACATTGATTTTGCGTTATCATATCACTCACTTGGTGCCACTTATCAACAACTGCAATCTAATCATCGATTCGACTCGACTCGACGACAATTTCGGATTCTTCTTGGTAAGGTAGGTATCTTGCTTGGACTTGCATCAAGAAGTCGGTAAACGATACCGACCAGCCAGCGCACAGCATCGCGACCTACCTAAATCACTAACAGGTTGGTCTATTTCTTCATGGGTATCAGAGTCGTGACCacatcaccaccaactcGACCATTTCGATCATAATCAGTACCTCACTCAGGATCTCCTGGAGTCTGCCTGACAACTCTATCccctttctcttttcttttcttttcttttcttttctgctCTTTTACCTATAACCTCACATCGTGCATTTCTTTTCCCCTTCGTACCTTGTCCCCTCCACTCAGACTGGTAACGCATCCACCTCCCCAATCCACATTGGCCTGGCCTGGTCTCCTTTACTTGGTGCTTGTTTAGCCCATCAAGTAGAGGCGGTACTTTGCTGTACTGCTAAGCTGGCGGTTCTCACAAGTGTACTTGGCTGTACGTAGAGTACCTACCATTGGATGGGTGCTTGCCTGTCTAGGCTAAACATGGAACTGGGAGAGGTGCTGGCTTTGAACGTTCCAACCTCcccctctcttctctccccGTCCCCGTAATACCATTTTCCTATCCCCTGCTCTGCCTGCCCCATGCTAGGCTAGGCTGCCTTGTGCTGGTACCTCCAGGCTAATGCTACTGGTGTTGGTCcctttgctttgctttgccttGCCTTACCTTACCTCACCTCAACTTGCTTTGCCTTGGTTTCCTGCCTGGCTTGGTTTTCTGCGGCGGTATCTGTCTGTCTGTGCTGCTACTTTGCTTCATCGAGGCCCACTACCACTGTACACGGCCTGTGCCTCTCTTTTTAACTCTTGCCAGCGCCTGtgcctcttctctttttgcTTGGACTGGACCCTTTACCAGCTGGTAGTCGCACGTCAATCAATCGTGTCTTCCACTCCCGCTCACCTCTCTTGTTGCAGGTTTGAAATTTCCGTCGACCGTAGTCTCCTCAGTCACTCCCAGGCTCTCCACCTCCACCCATTCGCTGGCCTAGATCCAGAacccaaaccaaaccaaagCGCACCTCAACGCAACTCCATACCAATCCGCTACCTAGACCTACCGAAAGCCGCATCCACCGCAATCTTGACTTGTCTTCAACCACCTCAATCCGCCATCAAACAGTACAGCCCAACATATTCGCCTTCCCTCGACTTATCATCCTTATTTCAACCTATTCTCCCCGACACCTATTTGGACTCGACTTTCTCCGCTCCGCAACCCCCCGCTCTCTTACCGTAGTCGCGCGCATCCGCCCGCCAATAGAGCTTTACCACTCGACCGCTTGCATTTCACTTTAACATAGACGAGCTCCTGCCGAGGAGCTTTCGTGAGGAACAATGGCTGTTGTCGCAACTATTAAGTATGTTTTTATCGCTTGGATTTGTGCTGCCGCAATGCTTTGCGATGATTTGCTTCCCTTGGCTTGCTTTATCTCTACACCGAGATTGTCCTACGGCAAAGCACCCTAAGCATACCTGCGCATCTACTCTGCATGCCTGTTACCCTGTCCGCCATTCGCACAATCATTCTTGAGGCTAATCCGGTTTACCCCTTTTCTAGGTGCGTCGTCGTTGGTGACGGTGCTGTTGGAAAGACCTGCCTTCTCATCAGCTACACAACAAACAAGTTTCCCTCCGAATATGTCCCTACAGTCTTCGACAACTACGCAGTTACGGTTATGTGAGTCTACCTGCACGCCTATCGATCGACACCAGCCCCCCACAGGGTATCCCCACCTGCAATGGACGTCTTCAGTCATGAAAGCCATCACCGACTTCTGGCTTGAGCAGTGTGATGGATTCTGTGATAAGAGGGGCGATCTGCGGATATGTTTGATGGGCGGCAACTTGGCCAGTCGAAGAAGGGTTGCTGATTACTTACAGGATAGGAGATGAGCCGTACACTCTCGGTTTGTTCGATACCGCTGGTCAAGAAGATTATGACAGACTGCGACCTCTTTCATATCCCCAGACCGATGTCTTCCTCGTCTGCTTTTCCGTCACCTCGCCTGCTTCCTTCGAAAACGTCCGCGAGAAGTGGTTCCCCGAGGTCCGCCACCACTGCCCTGGCGTTCCCTGTTTGATTGTTGGTACCCAGGTGGATTTGAGGGACGACCCTAGTGTTCGAGAGAAGCTGTCAAAGCAAAAGATGCAACCAGTACGACGAGAGGATGGTGAACGAATGGCGAAGGACTTGGGTGCTGTCAAGTACGTTGAGTGCAGTGCTCTCACCCAGTATAAGCTTAAGGATGTATTTGACGAGGTATGTCTTTACTGTTTGAAAAACCTCCCCCATCTATAAACGTTACTTGAAACATTTGCTGATTGTATTATACAGGCTATCGTTGCAGCACTTGAGCCCCCTGCTCCTAAAAAGAAGTCACACAAGTGCCTTGTCCTATAAACGGAAATGGGATAGCCGCAGCCGAGCTATGACACCACCTTCTCCTACTTCCCCTGGGAATTTTTGGTTGAGTTAGGAACATGCCCAGTAGACATGCACGAATAGAGTTCTTTGGCGAAGGCACGGCAAGACGACATTGGGATGACCTGCGCTGGTGGAACGGAACGTTATGGGTTTCAAAGAGAGTGATCGTTCTTTGCATGAGGTGAACTAAGAGACGGAACAAAACTCGGGGAGCAGGCGTCCTGTTCCGCAacgagaagaggaagaaggtttTGAAGGGGTGACACCGACCGAGAGCTGCCGGGAGCCGCTGCGCGTAGCCCCCAGCCGGAACTTCCACCGAAAAGCCTCTTCTATCCCAGTGGTCTCCCCGAGTTTCTTTAGGCTGGAATCCAATGCATCTTGTTCTCTGGCCCTCGCGAGATGGATCAAGTGGCAAGAGAAAGGACTGGTAGCGGACGAAGACAACGATTCACACATCTAGGCGGGAATGCTTTGATAGGAAAGTTTGGCGATTGGGGTGATTTACATCAATGTCTTGTCTTGATTCATACTAAGTTATAGAAAATTTTGTATTTCATGTTTGAACCTTTCAATGGATCATGTTGACTAGCACCGGTGAACTTGCACTGAGATATGTTTCGGCGGATGAAGAAGCATAGTGGCATGAAGTATGGTCTTTGCTTTCAACTCGACCAGCAAGTATGTTAGATCTCGCGGGGTTTCAAAGCTACCTGGTAAAGCTCTTTATATGTACTTGACCTGGGGAAATGCACTTGGCAGGCAAAACCTTGCTTGCCAGCTCGGTAGATGGATCGGGCCCGGACTGTCCTTGGGACCGGCTAACTGCCGGTGTATATTGTAGATCAAGTGTAGTTATCAACATAGtagttgatgttgaaaggGACATATTACTTGTCTGGGATGATGTCCTGTTTGAGACAAAGACAGACTGTTCTCCTCGAGTGCTGCAAGGTGTGGTGAATGACGGAGGGTACTACGCCTTTTGACAGACAAGTGTACACCCTATGCGATGTGTATTAAGCATGATGCGTAATGGAACAAATATGTGTTGTCCGTAAAATGGTCCTGGAAATTAAGATACCTAGAAGATGCCTGCTCCTCAACAGTAAGGTATGACTGTAAGAGCCACACGTGAGATAGAAGGGAACTTGATATTGTAAAGTCAAAGAATGTTAGGGGATATCCTCGTTTATAACTGTTGGACAAACAATTCTGCGGCTGAAGATGATTTGACTTTGTTAAGAATACCTAACGTTGCCGGTAGATATGAGGTGCCGTCGCCCCAACTTTCCTATCTCAACCTAGTTCCACGCCAAAGACCCATTTTCTGGTCACTATCTCTCAACCCAAAAGTGAAATCATAGGGCCTCTATGTGCAATTCTATGCCTGAATCAGGCAAATTCGCTCCCTAAACCTCATGAGGGCTCGAGGCGGGGAAGAAAGACAACTGCGGGGAGATCGTTATCCGGTCAGAACTGCCTCGATTGACCAATCGGCGATTGTCATATCTCTCTTTTGAGGCTTTCATTGAGTTGAGGTATGTTTGATCTGATGGATCTTGACTCGTGGGGCCGGATGCCCGCCCGGTGGAGGGTGAAGCATAGGTAGTGACTATATAGACCTCACTGGTTgcctctcttttcttctgcttctttctctcttcttgtGATTCTAAGTTCACATATTTGCAAGTTGAATTCATTGGTGAATTACGACTGCaactcatcatgaagctCCTAAACGTTCTCGCTTTGGCGGGGCTGGCCACAGCTTGCGctcatgatcatgatgataaGGAGTGGACGAAAGAGgaacttgatgagcttgagcagAAATGGGGTTATGAGGTATGTGATAGGCTCTTGGTAGAGAAGGCTCCAAGTGTCTCACCAAACACATCATGACTATCATGAGAGGTCTATATACTGACTCCTCGCAGTGGCCCTTTGCTGGCATCAACACATTTGCCCATCTCAACCATGTAAAGTGCCTCACTGAACCCACTGAGCCTTTCGATATTGCTATTGTCGGTGCTCCTTTCGACACAGCGGTGAGCTACCGCCCAGGAGCTCGTTTTGGCCCACGAGCTATTCGCTCTGCATCTGCTCGTCAGACATCCATGCGTGGATTCAACCCCCGAGCTGGTATTAACCCTTACCAGAACTGGGCTAAGATTGTGGACTGTGGTGATATTTCTATCACCCCCATCGACAACAACATTGCTCGCGAGCAGATGACCCAGGCTTTCAAGCAGCTTGGTCGCCGCAAGACAGTTTCTGCGCTTGCGCCCAAGGCTCGACTGGTAACTTTGGGTGGTGATCACTCTTTGGCTCTCCCTGCTTTGAGAGCGTTGAACGAGATTCATGGGAAGCCTATCCAGGTCCTGCACTTCGATGGTGGGTTGATTGTGCCCTTCGTTAACTATCTAGTGAAGAACCTCATTAACACATCCACCACAGCTCATCTCGATACCTGGAACCCAGCTGCCTATCCTTCGTGGTGGGGAGCCACTCAGTTTACCCACGGCTCCATGTTTTGGATGGCCAACCAGGAAGGTCTCCTTtcaaactcctcctctgAACGCTCGGTTCATGCCGGTCTACGCACTAGGCTCTCAGGTAACGACTTTGCCGACAACGAGGACGACACCTCCCAAGGCTGGGTCCGCTTCACAGCCGACGATATTGATGATCTCGGTACCAAGGGAATAATCGACGGTATCCTTAAGGTCCTTGGTACCGAGAACCCTGTGTATCTCTCCGTCGACATCGATGTTCTGGATCCCGCCTTTGCACCCGGCACCGGAACCCCTGAGCCCGGTGGTTGGTCTACCCGCGAGTTCATCCGCATTCTTCGCGGCCTTGAGGGCTTGAACCTAGTTGGtgctgatgttgttgaggtgTCTCCTGCTTACCAGAATGGTGGTGAGGAGACAGCTCTGGCTGCTGCTCAGGTTGTGTATGAGATCATTAGCTCTATGGTCAAGAGAGGCCTTCAGGATGGCGGAAAGGAGGGCAATGGCggcaatgctgctgctggtaaAGATGAGTTGTAAGTGGCATCAAGAGATGTGGCGTTATGTGTTATGAATGATAATGAGGACTTGCATGGGTTTTGGTCAGCGTCAAAAGAATGTACATGAAATGGAGTGGGTGTGACTTATAGCAGAGGAAAATATCATTGAAATTACTGAACTGTTCTGGTTCTTCCATTCTGGTTTCTCGGCAAATACTGCCACTGGTTTTAAAATTGCATACGTTTCACAGAACAATTCCATGAATAATACTCAGACTTATGGACGACTGACAGAGAGGATCATAAGATGAACTTGTTGAAGTTCAACGAAAGGGTCGAGAGGAACTACCTTAACGACTTTGCCTACAAGGTTTCTTTTGTTGGTGACATCTTGTAAGTCTAACTTGGGATGCTGCAATATTTGACTGGCTATTTGAACCATCTACCCGAAGTAGCAAACAAACTATGAAGCCTCGTCGTGCAACCCCATGTAGTATCAAAGGAACGTGTCTGTGCCACAGGTAACGGCTCGAGGGAACACTCGAAAGCCTTCGAGTCCTACGGGTTTCAGACCTATAGAAGGCTTGTGAGCAGCCTGGGAGAACTGAGAAATGGCACGGAAATGGTCGAGCTTCGGTGCCTGCAATTGAACACCCAATCCTCCATATCAGTACGAACCATTATTGGTTGACGAATTGTGGTTTTACGTTGAGTTCAGTGCAAATACTCGCTAATAATTAACCATGAGTTTCGCTTGGCAGATGTGGTTGGAGATCTAATAGATATGATTAATGAATCCCTGAGGTAGTCACGTTCTCTCAAGGATAGGATGTAAGATGGTTTCCTTGACACTGACAGCACAAAGAGGGCATGG
It encodes:
- a CDS encoding CD42_CHICK cell division control protein 42 (hypothetical protein FOXB_12753), which encodes MAVVATIKCVVVGDGAVGKTCLLISYTTNKFPSEYVPTVFDNYAVTVMIGDEPYTLGLFDTAGQEDYDRLRPLSYPQTDVFLVCFSVTSPASFENVREKWFPEVRHHCPGVPCLIVGTQVDLRDDPSVREKLSKQKMQPVRREDGERMAKDLGAVKYVECSALTQYKLKDVFDEAIVAALEPPAPKKKSHKCLVL